CAGGCGGATGACCTCTTCGGCCAGGTCGTTGGGGTCGGTGAGGTCGGGACGCCACGACGGCACCGTGACGGTCAGCTCGTCCTGCCCGCTGACGTCGCAGCCGATCTCCTGGAGACGACGGACCACGGTCTCCCAGCCGTACGCCACGCCCGCGACCTTGTCCGGGTGGTCGGCCGGGATGGTGACGGTGCGCGGTGCGACCAACGCGGTGACCTCGGTGACGCCCGCCTCGGCGGTGCCGCCCGCGAGCAGGACCAGGAGGTCCACGGTGCGCTGTGCGGCGGCGGCCGCGGCCTGCGGGTCGACGCCGCGCTCGAAGCGGCGGGAGGCCTCGGAGCCGAGCTTGTGGCGCCGGGCGGTACGGGCGATGGACAGCGCGTCGAAGTGCGCCGCCTCGATGACCACCTCGGTGGTGCCGTGCACCCGGCCCGTCTCCGGGTCCGCGGTGGCGTCGGCGATCTCGGTGTTGGCACCGCCCATCACGCCGGCGAGACCGATCGGGCCGCGGTCGTCGGTGATCACCAGATCCCCGGCGTCCAGCACCCGGTCCACCCCGTCCAGGGTGGTGAACTTCTCGCCCTGGCGCGCACGGCGTACGCCGATGGTGCCCTCGATCCGCGCGCGGTCGTAGGCGTGCAGCGGCTGACCGAGCTCCAGCATCACGTAGTTGGTGATGTCGACGGCGAGCGAGACGCTGCGCATGCCCGCCTTCTGCAGCCTGCGCTGCAGCCAGATCGGGGAGCGGGCCTCGGGGTCGAGGCCGGTGACGGTACGCGCCGTGAAGCGGTCGCAGCCCTGCGGGTCGTCGATCTGCACCGCGTAGCCGTAGGAGTTCGGCGCGGGGACGTCGAGCAGCGCCGGGTCGCGCAGCGGCAGCCCGAAGGCGGTGGCGGTCTCGCGGGCGACGCCGCGCAGCGAGAGGCAGTAGCCGCGGTCGGGCGTGACGGCGATGTCCAGGACCTCGTCGAGGAGTTCGAGGAGTTCGATCGCGTCGGTGCCGGGCTCGTACTCGGGCGGCAGCACGATGATGCCGCCCGAACTGTCGTCGCCCATGCCGAGTTCGTCGCCGGAGCAGATCATGCCGCGCGAGACCTTGCCGTAGGTCTTGCGCTCGGCGATCGCGAAACCGCCGGGCAGGACGGCGCCGGGGAGCACGACCACTACCTTGTCGCCGACGGCGAAGTTGCGGGCGCCGCAGACGATTTCCTGCGGCTCGCCGGTCTTGTTGGAGTCGCCGACGTCGACGGTGCAGAAGCGGATCGGCTTCTTGAACTCCGTCAGCTCCTCGATGGTCAGCACCTTGCCGACCACCAGGGGGCCCTTGAGCCCGGCACCGAGCTGCTCGACGGTCTCCACCTCGAGCCCGGCCGAAATGAGCTTGGCCTGTACGTCACGGCCGGACACCGTGGCCGGCAGGTCGACGTACTCCCGCAGCCAAGAAAGCGGGACCCGCATCAGATCTCCATCCCGAACGGCCGGGTGAACCGGACGTCGCCCTCGAACATGTCACGCATGTCTTCGACGTTGTGGCGGAACATCAGCATCCGCTCGATGCCGAAGCCGAACGCGAAGCCGCTGTACTTCTCCGGGTCCACACCGCAGGCGATCAGCACGCGCGGATTGACCATGCCGCAGCCGCCGAGCTCGATCCAGCCCTCGCTGGAACAGGTACGGCAGGGCCGGTCCGGATTGCCGACCGAGGCGCCCCGGCACACGTAGCAGAGCATGTCCATCTCGGCGGACGGCTCGGTGAAGGGGAAGTAGTTGGGCCGCAGCCGGGTCTTCATGTCCGGGCCGAAGAGCGACTGGACCATGTGGTCCAGGGTGCCCTTCAGGTCGGCCATGGTCAGACCCTCGTCGACGGCGAGCAGCTCGATCTGGTGGAAGACCGGGGAGTGCGTGGCGTCGAGTTCGTCGGTGCGGTAGACGCGGCCCGGGCAGACCACGTAGACCGGCACCTCGTGCTCGAGCAGGGCACGGATCTGCACCGGCGAGGTGTGGGTACGCAGCACGACACCGGACTCGTCGCCCTCGGTGGGCTTTCCGTCCGGGCGGGTGCCCTGCACGAAGAAGGTGTCCTGCATCTGCCGGGCCGGGTGGTCGGGCAGGAAGTTGAGCGCGTCGAAGTTGAACCACTCGGCCTCGGCCTCGGGCCCCTCCGCGACCTCGTAGCCCATGGCCACGAAGACGTCCGCGACCCGCTCCATGAACGTGGTCAGCGGATGCCGCGCACCCGCCGGTTCGCGGTCGTGCGGCAGGGTGACGTCCACGGCCTCCTCGACGAGTACGCGGGCGTCGCGCTCCTCCTCGAGTTCGGCCTGCCTGGCGGCGAGCGCCTTGGAGACGGCGCCGCGGGCCTGGCCCACGCGCTTGCCCGCCTCGGCCTTGGCCTGCGGCGGCAGTGCGCCGATCTCGCGGTTGGCGAGGGCCAGCGGCGAGGTGCCGCCCGTGTGGGCGACCTTCTTCTCGTGGAGCTGGTCGAGGTCACCGGCGGCGGCGAAGGCGGCGAGCGCCTCGTCCCGCATGCGCTCGATGTTCTCCGGTTTCAGTGCCTCGACCTCGACAGGGTCGTACGACTTGTTCGGTGCCGACATCTCTTCCCGTGCTTCCGGTTGGCTGGCGGTGGGTCCCCGTGCCCGAGTCGGTCGAGGAACGCCAAAACGTCGCGCTGGGCAGACGCAAAGGTGCCAAAGGCCGAGTCTATCGGGGACGAGGTGCGGGGTTCGCGCCCGTGGGTCCTCAGCTGAGATAAGCCGGGGCCGCCACGGGCAGGGTAAATCGGAACCGGGCGCCGCCGCCCGGTGCCCTGCCGACGGTGATGGTGCCGCCGTGGGCCTCGACGATTCCCTTGACGATGTAGAGGCCGAGGCCGGTCCCGCCGCGCTTGCTGCCCCGCCAGAACCGGGTGAAGACGCGGTTCATCGACTCCTCGGGGATACCGGGGCCCTCGTCGCTCACGGTGACCGCCGTCCCTTCCGTCTCGCCCGCGGCCGCTGCGGCCCCGCGTCCGGGCTGTGCGTTCGGCGGATTCGGCGGATTCGGGGTCTGCGCCGTCTTCGCCGAGCTCTTCAGCCGCGCGGGTGCCACGTCGATGGTGACGGTTCCCTCGCCGTGCCGCACCGCGTTTTCCAGCAGGTTGCTCAGCACCTGGTCGATCTTGTCGGGATCGGCCCACAGGGCGGGCAACGGCTGTTCCACTCGTACGAGGAAGCGGTGCGCGGGCTGTCCGGCGGCGACGTGCGCCTGGATGTGCCGCCCGACGGCCGCGCCGATGTCGACGGGCTGGCGGCGCACCTCCAGACGTCCGGAGTCGATGCGGGAGATGTCCAGGAGTTCGGCGATCAGCCGGGTGACGCGGTTGGCGTCCGCGTCGACCGTCTCCAGCATCAGCCGCTTCTGGTCGTCGGTGAAGCGTTCCCACTTGGCGAGCAGGGTGGCCGTGAAACCCTTCACCGAGGTCAGCGGCGAGCGCAGTTCGTGCGCGACGGTGGCGATGAGTTCGGCGTGGCTGCGTTCGGTACGGCGCCGCGCCTCGGTGTCCCGCAGCGCCACCACCAGACGGCATACGGGGCCGGTGGGCCGGGTGCGCACGTAGCGCGCGGAGACCAGGACCTCACGCCCGCCGGGCAGCAGCAGATTGCGCTCGGGCTGCGCGACGCGCGTGGCGAGGCCGCCGTACGGATCGGTCAGCCGCCACCAGCGCCGCCCCTCCAGGTCCTCCAGCGGCAGCACGGACTCCAGCGGCAGGCCCAGCGCCCGCTCGGCCGGGATCTTGGTGATACGGGCGGCGGCGGCGTTGAAGCAGACGACGGTGCCCGCCTCGTCGGCGATGACCAGACCGTCGGGGAGCTCGTCGGGATCCAGGCCGCCGGGAAGGCCCGGGCTCTCGGGGAGCGTGCCGGGGGCCGGACCATCGACGCCGGGGCGCGCGGGCAGGCCGTCGGCGGCGACACTCATCCCCGTTCCCCGCCCTTCCGCCTCGTGGTGCTGCTGTTCGGTTCCGACCGGCCCCGGTGATCGGTGTTGGTGATACCCGTCGGTTCCTGATGGTCCTCGGGCGGGTCACCTTACCCAATCCCGGTTGCTCAGCGGCATCCGCCGGGTGCGCGCTGTGCACGGGCCGAGGCGTACAGACAGACGGCCGCCGCGGTGGCCAGATTCAGACTCTCGGCCCGGCCGTGGATGGGCACCCGGACGACGGCGTCGGCCAGTGCCCGGGTCTCCTCGGGCAGCCCCCAGGCCTCGTTGCCGAAGACCCAGGCGGTGGGCCCGCCCATGGAACCGCGGTCCAGTTCGCTGTCCAGGTCGTCCTGCCCTGCGCCGTCGGCGGCCAGTACGCGTACGCCGCTTTCCCGCAGCTCCTCGACGGCCTGCCGGACCGGTACGCCCACCGCGACCGGCAGATGGAACAGCGAACCGACCGAGGCGCGCACGCACTTGGGGTTGTACAGGTCCACGGAGGCGTCGGTAAGGATCACGGCCTCGGCGCCCGCGGCGTCGGCGCAGCGCAGCACGGTGCCCGCGTTGCCGGGGTCCCGTACATGCGCGAGAACGGCGACGAGTTTCGGCCGCGCGCGCAGGATCTCGGCGAAGTCCGTGTCGAGGAAACGGCACAGGCCGACGATGCCCTGCGGGGTGACCGTGTCGGACATCTCGGCGACGACCTCGTCACTGGCCGTCAGGACGGGGACCCTCGCGTCCCGGCAGGCCGCGAGGATGTCGGCGTGCCGCTCGGCGGCGTCGGCCGTGACGTACACCTCGATGAGATGGGCGAGCGCCTCCCGTACCGCCTGCGGCCCCTCGGCCAGGAAGCGGCGCTCCTTGCCGCGGAAGCTGCGCTTGGCCAGGCGGCGGGCCGCCACCACGCGCGGGGAGCGCAGGGACGTCAGCTCGGGGACTGCTGCCATCAAGGGTCCGGTCTGCCTTCGTGTCGGGAGCGGTGACGGTTTCGGGAGGGGTGTCGTCGCGGAATCGGTGCCGGGAGCGGTGTGCGTTCCGGCCGCCGCGCGGGGCCCGTTACACGGCGGACCCGCAGGCCCAGGGCCTGCGGGTCCGGCTGAAGTATCGGCGTACGCCCGTGCGTCAGGCGGCCTTCGGCGCGTTGACGTCGCTCGGCAGCGCCTTCTGCGCGACCTCGACGAGCGCCGCGAAGGCGTTCTCGTCGTTGACGGCGAGGTCCGCGAGGATCTTGCGGTCGACCTCGATGTTGGCGGCCTTCAGACCCTGGATGAAGCGGTTGTACGTCATGCCGTTGGCGCGGGCAGCGGCGTTGATGCGCTGGATCCACAGCTGACGGAAGTCGCCCTTGCGCTTCTTGCGGTCGTTGTAGTTGTAGACGAGGGAGTGGGTGACCTGCTCCTTCGCCTTGCGGTACAGGCGCGAACGCTGACCGCGGTAGCCGCTGGCCTGCTCGAGGATTGCCCGGCGCTTCTTGTGGGCGTTCACTGCCCGCTTGACGCGTGCCACTTGTTGACTCCTTGTAGCGGGGCCGCGGTTGTCCTCACGCGGCCCGGTTTCGAATAGGTCCCGGTCCAGTCGTCGGGCCCCGCGATCGGGGCCCCGACGTCACTTGCCGAGAAGCTTCTTGATCTTCGCGGCGTCGCCCGGGGCCATCTCGGCGTTGCCACTGAGGCGACGCGTCAGACGGGACGACTTGTGCTCGAGCAGGTGGCGCTTGCCGGCGCGCTCACGAAGCACCTTGCCGGAGCCGGTGACCTTGAAGCGCTTCTTGGAACCGCTGTGCGTCTTGTTCTTCGGCATAGCGCCGTTATCTCCTCGTCAGTGGCGCCCCCTGCCGGTCACTGTCGACTGTGTCGACCGACCGGCGCACGGGAGCGTCAGTTGTATCGGTGTCATCCGGAGCGGTGGCTCCGGATCAGGCCTCGGCGGGCTCCTCGGCGGACTGGTCCGCCGCTCGGGTCTGACCCTGACGCTCCGCCTTGCGGGCCGCCTGGGCTTCCCGGGCCTCGGCCATGGCCTCGGTCTTCTTCTTGTGCGGACCGAGGACCATGATCATGTTGCGGCCGTCCTGCTTCGGGTTCGACTCCACGAATCCGAGGTCCTGGACATCCTCCGCGAGCCGCTGCAGCAGCCGGTAGCCGAGCTCCGGACGGGACTGCTCGCGACCACGGAACATGATCGTGATCTTGACCTTGTCCCCCTGCTTGAGGAACCGGACGACGTGACCCTTTTTGGTGTCGTAGTCGTGCGGGTCGATCTTCGGCCGGAGCTTCATCTCCTTGATGACCGTGTGCGCCTGGTTCTTGCGCGCCTCACGGGCCTTCATGGCCGACTCGTACTTGAACTTCCCGTAGTCCATGAGCTTGCAGACCGGCGGGCGGGCGTTCGCCGCGACCTCGACCAGGTCCAGGTCG
This is a stretch of genomic DNA from Streptomyces sp. NA04227. It encodes these proteins:
- the pheT gene encoding phenylalanine--tRNA ligase subunit beta, whose translation is MRVPLSWLREYVDLPATVSGRDVQAKLISAGLEVETVEQLGAGLKGPLVVGKVLTIEELTEFKKPIRFCTVDVGDSNKTGEPQEIVCGARNFAVGDKVVVVLPGAVLPGGFAIAERKTYGKVSRGMICSGDELGMGDDSSGGIIVLPPEYEPGTDAIELLELLDEVLDIAVTPDRGYCLSLRGVARETATAFGLPLRDPALLDVPAPNSYGYAVQIDDPQGCDRFTARTVTGLDPEARSPIWLQRRLQKAGMRSVSLAVDITNYVMLELGQPLHAYDRARIEGTIGVRRARQGEKFTTLDGVDRVLDAGDLVITDDRGPIGLAGVMGGANTEIADATADPETGRVHGTTEVVIEAAHFDALSIARTARRHKLGSEASRRFERGVDPQAAAAAAQRTVDLLVLLAGGTAEAGVTEVTALVAPRTVTIPADHPDKVAGVAYGWETVVRRLQEIGCDVSGQDELTVTVPSWRPDLTDPNDLAEEVIRLEGYENLPSTLPKPPAGRGLTSRQRLHRRVGRALAGAGYVETLSYPFLGEGALDQLGLAADDPARRMVRLVNPLSDEEPALRTTLLPGLLGALRRNEGRGNHDVALFESGLVFRPRENQAQPVRLPVDRRPTEAEIASLEATLPEQPRHLAVVLAGAREQSGWWGKGRPADWADAVESARVVAREAGAELLVRQGGYGPWHPGRCAELAVVVDGTEEIIGYAGELHPRVVKALGLPARACAMELDLDRLEAAGDPVVPGPRISSFPVATQDVALVVDSSVPAADVERVLREGAGELLESLRLFDVYTGDQIGEGKKSLAYALRFRAADRTLTVEEASTAREAAIALASERTGAVLRGA
- the pheS gene encoding phenylalanine--tRNA ligase subunit alpha; translation: MSAPNKSYDPVEVEALKPENIERMRDEALAAFAAAGDLDQLHEKKVAHTGGTSPLALANREIGALPPQAKAEAGKRVGQARGAVSKALAARQAELEEERDARVLVEEAVDVTLPHDREPAGARHPLTTFMERVADVFVAMGYEVAEGPEAEAEWFNFDALNFLPDHPARQMQDTFFVQGTRPDGKPTEGDESGVVLRTHTSPVQIRALLEHEVPVYVVCPGRVYRTDELDATHSPVFHQIELLAVDEGLTMADLKGTLDHMVQSLFGPDMKTRLRPNYFPFTEPSAEMDMLCYVCRGASVGNPDRPCRTCSSEGWIELGGCGMVNPRVLIACGVDPEKYSGFAFGFGIERMLMFRHNVEDMRDMFEGDVRFTRPFGMEI
- a CDS encoding ATP-binding protein, encoding MSVAADGLPARPGVDGPAPGTLPESPGLPGGLDPDELPDGLVIADEAGTVVCFNAAAARITKIPAERALGLPLESVLPLEDLEGRRWWRLTDPYGGLATRVAQPERNLLLPGGREVLVSARYVRTRPTGPVCRLVVALRDTEARRRTERSHAELIATVAHELRSPLTSVKGFTATLLAKWERFTDDQKRLMLETVDADANRVTRLIAELLDISRIDSGRLEVRRQPVDIGAAVGRHIQAHVAAGQPAHRFLVRVEQPLPALWADPDKIDQVLSNLLENAVRHGEGTVTIDVAPARLKSSAKTAQTPNPPNPPNAQPGRGAAAAAGETEGTAVTVSDEGPGIPEESMNRVFTRFWRGSKRGGTGLGLYIVKGIVEAHGGTITVGRAPGGGARFRFTLPVAAPAYLS
- a CDS encoding RNA methyltransferase, giving the protein MAAVPELTSLRSPRVVAARRLAKRSFRGKERRFLAEGPQAVREALAHLIEVYVTADAAERHADILAACRDARVPVLTASDEVVAEMSDTVTPQGIVGLCRFLDTDFAEILRARPKLVAVLAHVRDPGNAGTVLRCADAAGAEAVILTDASVDLYNPKCVRASVGSLFHLPVAVGVPVRQAVEELRESGVRVLAADGAGQDDLDSELDRGSMGGPTAWVFGNEAWGLPEETRALADAVVRVPIHGRAESLNLATAAAVCLYASARAQRAPGGCR
- the rplT gene encoding 50S ribosomal protein L20; the encoded protein is MARVKRAVNAHKKRRAILEQASGYRGQRSRLYRKAKEQVTHSLVYNYNDRKKRKGDFRQLWIQRINAAARANGMTYNRFIQGLKAANIEVDRKILADLAVNDENAFAALVEVAQKALPSDVNAPKAA
- the rpmI gene encoding 50S ribosomal protein L35 codes for the protein MPKNKTHSGSKKRFKVTGSGKVLRERAGKRHLLEHKSSRLTRRLSGNAEMAPGDAAKIKKLLGK
- the infC gene encoding translation initiation factor IF-3 → MSAEPRINDRIRVPEVRLVGPSGEQVGIVPLAKALELAQEYDLDLVEVAANARPPVCKLMDYGKFKYESAMKAREARKNQAHTVIKEMKLRPKIDPHDYDTKKGHVVRFLKQGDKVKITIMFRGREQSRPELGYRLLQRLAEDVQDLGFVESNPKQDGRNMIMVLGPHKKKTEAMAEAREAQAARKAERQGQTRAADQSAEEPAEA